From a single Collimonas pratensis genomic region:
- a CDS encoding cupin-like domain-containing protein — MAQVKRSASIINDDWRRWIGENLALDASPQDVFNVLVGQGVGADEATREVQAALANPYLLGARQAGQRLKNRLKKHDWVLDIYRTLNRQTIGSELIERRHRLSREEFYSQYYLMNKPVIISGMLDDWPALAKWNFDFLRTHFGEREVEVQMGRAQDANYEINSNQHKRKMPLASYLDLIQGAQESNDFYMTANNSSANRQALTELWQDIGRLPEYLNPESKDDGFLWLGPKGTRTPFHHDLTNNFMAQVVGRKRVKLIPACELAYVYNHHHCYTAVDGAAIDYERFPLMRNVQVLECELAAGELLFLPVGCWHYVEGLEASITVSLINFQPENNFGAFYSTYDEL, encoded by the coding sequence ATGGCGCAAGTGAAGCGTAGTGCAAGCATCATCAATGACGACTGGCGCCGCTGGATAGGCGAAAACCTGGCGCTCGACGCCAGTCCGCAAGATGTGTTCAACGTCCTGGTCGGCCAAGGCGTCGGAGCGGACGAGGCGACGCGCGAAGTACAGGCGGCGCTCGCCAATCCCTATCTGCTGGGTGCGCGCCAGGCCGGCCAGCGTCTCAAGAACCGCTTGAAAAAACATGACTGGGTGCTCGACATCTACCGCACCCTGAACCGCCAGACTATCGGCAGCGAGCTGATTGAACGGCGCCACCGCCTGTCGCGCGAGGAGTTCTATAGCCAGTATTATCTGATGAACAAGCCGGTGATCATCAGCGGCATGCTGGACGACTGGCCGGCGCTGGCGAAATGGAATTTCGATTTCCTGCGCACGCATTTCGGCGAACGCGAGGTCGAGGTACAGATGGGGCGTGCGCAAGACGCCAACTACGAAATCAATTCCAACCAGCACAAGCGCAAGATGCCGCTGGCAAGTTACCTGGACCTGATCCAGGGTGCGCAGGAGAGCAACGATTTCTACATGACGGCGAATAATTCCTCAGCCAACCGCCAGGCCCTGACGGAGCTGTGGCAAGACATCGGCCGGCTGCCGGAATACCTCAACCCGGAATCAAAGGACGACGGCTTCCTCTGGCTGGGACCGAAAGGCACGCGTACGCCTTTCCACCATGACCTGACCAACAACTTCATGGCGCAGGTGGTCGGCCGCAAGCGCGTCAAGCTGATTCCCGCCTGCGAACTGGCGTATGTCTATAACCACCATCACTGCTATACGGCGGTGGATGGCGCCGCCATCGATTACGAGCGTTTCCCGCTGATGCGTAATGTGCAGGTGCTGGAATGCGAGCTGGCGGCGGGCGAGCTGCTGTTTCTGCCGGTCGGCTGCTGGCATTACGTGGAAGGACTGGAAGCGAGCATCACGGTCTCGTTGATCAACTTCCAGCCGGAAAACAATTTCGGCGCTTTCTATTCGACCTACGATGAGCTCTAG
- a CDS encoding carbohydrate-binding protein: protein MKTTVCNTLLLGLIGGLLAGCSDGGSSGAATATSLKQVSATVKSSVPICAPAWSASAVYTGGNQASYSSVNYTANWWTQGNNPSTNNGGSGSGQPWTSNGACSTTPTPTPTPTPTPTPTPTPTPTPTPTPTPTPTPTPTPTTGFVFSAYKDVTADANWNTGAMQSTITGTSQPVTTAMPAHNNVLTWAFATGGCGSETWAGITPAMIATNVQAFVAAGKKYIVSTGGAAGSFTCTSDAGFDTFINTYSSANLVGIDFDIEDGQSQSDINNLVARVAAAQVKYPNLRFSFTIATLATSQSGSSVAVDMGSASPNPLGSMGIAVMQAIQSAGLKNYYVNLMAMDYGSATAVNCVLSGGVCQMGQSAIQAAMDFRGFYKVPYSQIELTPMIGANDTAGETFTLADTDTLSAWAKANGLAGLHHWSFDRDTGVTYTNRFISDLGL, encoded by the coding sequence ATGAAAACAACTGTATGCAATACCTTGTTGCTGGGACTGATAGGCGGCCTGCTGGCGGGCTGTAGCGATGGCGGTTCGTCTGGAGCAGCGACGGCGACCAGCCTGAAGCAGGTTTCAGCCACCGTGAAATCCAGCGTGCCGATCTGCGCCCCAGCCTGGAGTGCATCGGCGGTCTATACCGGCGGCAACCAGGCCAGCTACAGCAGCGTGAACTACACGGCCAACTGGTGGACTCAGGGGAATAATCCTTCCACCAACAACGGCGGCAGCGGCAGCGGCCAGCCATGGACGTCCAACGGCGCCTGCAGCACCACGCCAACTCCTACGCCGACCCCGACGCCCACACCGACTCCAACGCCGACACCTACCCCAACACCGACGCCCACACCGACGCCCACACCGACTCCGACCCCAACGCCGACAACCGGTTTTGTGTTCAGCGCCTACAAGGACGTCACTGCCGACGCCAACTGGAACACCGGCGCCATGCAAAGCACGATCACCGGCACTTCGCAGCCAGTCACCACCGCCATGCCTGCACATAACAATGTGCTGACCTGGGCCTTCGCTACCGGCGGCTGCGGTTCCGAGACCTGGGCCGGCATCACGCCGGCAATGATCGCCACCAATGTGCAGGCCTTTGTTGCCGCCGGCAAGAAATACATCGTCTCGACCGGCGGCGCGGCGGGGTCATTTACCTGTACCTCGGATGCCGGTTTCGATACGTTTATCAATACGTACAGCTCCGCCAACCTGGTCGGCATCGATTTCGATATCGAAGACGGCCAGAGCCAGTCCGACATCAACAACCTGGTGGCGCGGGTGGCGGCGGCCCAGGTCAAGTATCCGAACCTGCGCTTCAGCTTCACCATCGCCACGCTGGCGACCAGCCAGAGCGGTTCTTCGGTAGCGGTGGACATGGGTTCGGCTTCGCCCAATCCGCTCGGTTCGATGGGGATAGCGGTGATGCAGGCGATCCAGTCGGCCGGCCTGAAGAACTACTATGTCAACCTGATGGCGATGGACTACGGTTCGGCCACTGCGGTCAACTGCGTGCTCAGCGGCGGCGTCTGTCAGATGGGGCAGTCGGCGATCCAGGCAGCGATGGATTTCCGCGGTTTCTACAAGGTGCCGTATAGCCAGATCGAGCTGACGCCGATGATTGGCGCCAACGACACCGCCGGTGAAACCTTCACCCTGGCCGATACCGACACCTTGTCGGCCTGGGCCAAAGCCAACGGCCTGGCCGGCCTGCACCACTGGTCGTTCGACCGCGATACCGGCGTGACTTACACCAACCGTTTCATCTCGGATCTCGGTCTCTGA
- a CDS encoding gamma-glutamyltransferase family protein, producing the protein MLNFDSNHYPYTSRRSAVYARRGMVATSQPLAAQAGLEVLQAGGNAIDAAIAAAAALTVVEPTANGIGGDAFALIWHQGKLHGLNASGAAPLAISIAKLNAAGHQSMPKYGALPVTVPGAPGAWASMAERFGSLPLARCMAGAIALAQEGYPLSPVVAFAWQLAHKLFQGEFRGAHFQPWFDTFSIDGRAPRAGEIWRSQGHADTLRAIAADGAASFYRGALAEKTAAFVRAAGGYLDVADLAAYQPEWVDPISCNYRGYDVWEIPPNGHGLVALLALNILKGFEFDQRDSLQTYHRQIEAIKLAYADGLAHIADSDHMRVSVRDLLSDAYADERRKLVGARAALPLAGQPSRGGTVYLSTADDQGNMVSFIQSNYMGFGSGLVVPGTGIALHNRGNNFTLDAAHPNCLAPGKRPYHTIIPGFLTKDGEAVGPFGVMGAFMQPQGHVQMVMNTVDFGLNPQASLDAPRWEWESGNQVNIEHGTAEHLLRGLRGLGHEAAWSANQLGFGRGQIIWRDSRGVLCGGTEPRTDGCVAAW; encoded by the coding sequence ATGCTCAATTTCGATTCCAATCACTATCCTTATACTTCCCGCCGCAGCGCGGTCTACGCCCGGCGCGGCATGGTCGCGACCTCGCAGCCGCTGGCGGCGCAAGCCGGGCTGGAAGTGCTGCAAGCCGGCGGCAACGCCATCGATGCGGCGATCGCCGCCGCCGCCGCGCTGACCGTGGTCGAGCCGACTGCCAACGGCATCGGCGGCGATGCCTTTGCGCTGATCTGGCATCAAGGAAAACTGCATGGCTTGAACGCCAGCGGCGCCGCGCCACTGGCGATCTCCATCGCCAAGCTCAATGCTGCCGGCCATCAAAGCATGCCGAAATACGGAGCGCTGCCGGTTACCGTGCCCGGCGCGCCTGGGGCATGGGCCAGCATGGCGGAACGCTTCGGCAGCCTGCCTTTGGCACGCTGCATGGCGGGAGCGATCGCGCTGGCGCAGGAAGGTTATCCGCTGTCGCCGGTGGTGGCCTTTGCCTGGCAACTAGCGCACAAGCTGTTCCAAGGCGAGTTCAGGGGCGCGCATTTCCAACCCTGGTTTGACACGTTCAGCATCGACGGCCGGGCGCCGCGCGCCGGCGAGATCTGGCGCTCGCAAGGCCATGCCGATACGCTGCGTGCCATCGCGGCGGATGGCGCCGCCAGCTTCTATCGCGGCGCCCTGGCGGAAAAGACTGCAGCCTTCGTGCGCGCTGCGGGCGGCTACCTCGATGTCGCCGACCTGGCTGCTTACCAGCCAGAGTGGGTTGATCCCATCAGCTGCAACTACCGCGGCTACGATGTCTGGGAAATCCCGCCTAACGGCCACGGCCTGGTGGCCTTGCTGGCCTTGAATATCCTGAAAGGTTTCGAGTTCGACCAGCGCGACAGCCTGCAGACTTATCATCGCCAGATCGAAGCGATCAAGCTGGCTTATGCCGATGGCCTGGCGCATATCGCCGACAGCGACCACATGCGGGTCTCGGTGCGGGACCTGCTGTCGGACGCCTATGCCGACGAGCGCCGCAAGCTGGTCGGCGCGCGGGCTGCCTTGCCGCTGGCCGGACAGCCGTCGCGCGGCGGCACGGTGTACCTCAGCACCGCCGACGACCAGGGCAATATGGTCTCCTTCATCCAGAGCAATTACATGGGCTTCGGCTCCGGCCTGGTGGTGCCGGGAACCGGCATCGCGTTGCATAACCGCGGCAACAATTTCACGCTGGATGCGGCCCATCCCAACTGCCTGGCGCCGGGCAAGCGGCCGTATCACACCATCATTCCGGGATTCCTGACCAAGGATGGCGAGGCAGTCGGCCCGTTTGGCGTGATGGGCGCCTTCATGCAGCCGCAAGGGCATGTGCAGATGGTGATGAACACGGTTGACTTCGGCCTCAACCCGCAAGCGTCGCTGGATGCGCCGCGCTGGGAATGGGAGAGCGGCAATCAGGTCAACATCGAGCACGGCACCGCCGAGCACCTGCTGCGCGGCTTGCGCGGCCTCGGGCACGAAGCGGCGTGGTCGGCCAACCAGCTCGGTTTCGGCCGCGGCCAGATCATCTGGCGCGATAGCCGCGGTGTGCTGTGCGGCGGCACCGAGCCGCGCACCGACGGCTGCGTGGCGGCCTGGTAG
- a CDS encoding chitin-binding protein, giving the protein MRTEMNARIISSLLCTAIGGMLAGCGDGGSSDADSASQKQIAATAKASAVACAPAWNASTIYVGGNSASANSTNYTANWWTQGNDPVTDSGASGSGKPWTSSGVCGSGTPTPPPVTPPPVNPPPGTPGATTGTINYHLLLGAGSAQDQLVLDGGNYNDLIMSNIIAGVMYGHLVQQYYPGMQFQKDYLYGSILGQLLQENIETSLYASSGNLIDPSPDQQAVMGAGQGGPYQINNYAADMVSGSYAPAGHSLINYVAIQKNIGYTMATAAQQYTKVTPPSFNNKYYGPMLTAYFHYNDFVALILTGKGTGGWVTPWQPYYDNALANFTTLPNNFLDVLLNVAYNQGYYGTLMTSYSKLGATATAATVASVNAYSSVWGATDTYQQYPYQVRYYLDQLYGNPIPTTSATTFTTPANHVAFNIPALGTVFSNVFQTLAYVNGSGSSAYISAAQAQTAFNSALASTGVSATATLDLSNAANRAQIFSILESAIGNLESNLNTKFSATTNSQL; this is encoded by the coding sequence ATGAGAACAGAAATGAACGCAAGAATCATCAGCAGCCTGCTGTGCACCGCCATCGGCGGCATGCTGGCAGGCTGCGGCGACGGCGGCTCGAGCGATGCCGACAGCGCCAGCCAGAAACAGATTGCCGCCACCGCCAAGGCCAGCGCGGTGGCCTGCGCTCCTGCCTGGAACGCCAGCACCATCTACGTCGGCGGCAACAGCGCCAGCGCCAACAGCACCAACTACACCGCCAACTGGTGGACCCAGGGCAACGATCCGGTCACCGACAGCGGCGCCAGCGGCAGCGGCAAGCCATGGACTTCGAGCGGCGTGTGCGGCAGCGGCACGCCGACCCCGCCGCCGGTCACGCCACCGCCGGTGAACCCGCCGCCTGGCACGCCGGGGGCCACCACCGGCACCATCAACTACCACCTGCTGCTGGGCGCCGGCAGCGCCCAGGACCAGCTGGTGCTGGACGGCGGCAACTACAATGACCTGATCATGTCGAACATCATCGCCGGCGTCATGTATGGCCACCTGGTGCAGCAGTATTATCCCGGCATGCAATTCCAGAAGGACTATCTGTACGGTTCGATCCTCGGCCAGCTGCTGCAGGAAAATATCGAGACCAGCCTGTATGCCAGCAGCGGCAACCTGATCGATCCGTCGCCGGACCAGCAAGCGGTGATGGGCGCCGGCCAAGGCGGCCCCTACCAGATCAACAACTACGCCGCCGACATGGTTTCCGGCTCCTACGCACCGGCCGGCCATTCGTTGATCAACTACGTCGCCATCCAGAAGAACATCGGCTACACCATGGCCACCGCGGCCCAGCAATACACCAAGGTGACACCGCCTTCGTTCAACAACAAATACTACGGCCCGATGCTGACCGCGTATTTCCACTACAACGATTTCGTCGCCCTGATCCTCACCGGCAAGGGCACCGGCGGCTGGGTGACGCCGTGGCAGCCTTACTACGACAATGCGCTGGCCAACTTCACCACGCTGCCGAACAACTTCCTCGATGTCTTGCTGAACGTGGCCTACAACCAGGGTTACTACGGCACCCTGATGACCAGCTACAGCAAACTGGGCGCGACCGCGACGGCGGCCACCGTGGCCAGCGTCAACGCCTACAGTTCGGTATGGGGCGCGACCGACACCTACCAGCAGTATCCGTATCAGGTGCGCTACTACCTCGACCAGTTGTACGGCAATCCGATCCCGACCACCAGCGCCACCACCTTCACGACGCCGGCCAACCATGTCGCCTTCAACATCCCGGCATTGGGGACCGTCTTCTCCAATGTGTTCCAGACACTGGCGTATGTGAACGGCAGCGGCAGCTCGGCCTACATTTCGGCGGCGCAGGCGCAAACCGCCTTCAACAGCGCGCTGGCCAGCACCGGCGTCAGCGCCACCGCAACGCTGGACTTGAGCAACGCTGCCAATCGGGCGCAGATCTTTAGCATCCTGGAGAGTGCGATCGGCAACCTGGAAAGCAACCTGAACACTAAGTTCAGCGCTACTACCAATTCACAGCTGTAG